In one Chloroflexota bacterium genomic region, the following are encoded:
- a CDS encoding trehalose-6-phosphate synthase: MEADDRRLIVVSNRLPVRRDDEGRWVTSSGGLINAIAPVLRRGRGSWVGWSGVPQDGPYDFEHEGLNLRAVRLSAEEVDDYYYGFCNGTIWPLFHDALRTPEYHRHWWRPYVDVNRRFADAASGLLRSGDICWVHDYQLNLVPGQLRALRPDVAIGYYLHIPFPPVDLLGQLPWRREMLEGMLGADVLGFQTRRARNNFSLAARQYTAAEGSFTSLRWQGREVTLMEAPIAIDYKFFADLAVTPAVKRQTARLREIFSSDAAIVLGVDRLDYTKGIDIRLRAFATLLERYPQIAERCVLVQVAVPTRERVGDYERIRERIERLVGQINGRFARLGRVPVHYLYRSLPVEELMSYYLAADVMLVTPLRDGMNMVALEYCAARHDNNGVLVLSEFAGAANYMPDALQVNPHDIDGLARTMYEAITLPGKEQERRMRRLRRRVRNRDVFDWAQLNLEALERANRG, encoded by the coding sequence ATCGAAGCCGACGATCGCCGCCTGATTGTGGTATCCAACCGGTTGCCGGTGCGTCGCGACGACGAAGGGCGCTGGGTTACCAGTTCCGGCGGCCTGATCAACGCCATCGCCCCGGTCCTTCGACGGGGCCGCGGCAGCTGGGTCGGCTGGTCCGGCGTGCCGCAGGACGGTCCCTACGACTTCGAGCACGAGGGCTTGAACCTGCGCGCGGTACGCCTCAGCGCCGAGGAAGTCGACGACTACTACTACGGGTTCTGCAACGGGACCATCTGGCCGTTGTTCCACGACGCCTTGCGCACCCCCGAATATCACCGCCACTGGTGGCGGCCGTACGTGGATGTGAATCGCCGCTTCGCCGACGCCGCCTCCGGCTTGCTGCGTTCCGGCGACATCTGCTGGGTCCACGACTACCAGTTGAACCTGGTCCCGGGGCAGCTGCGCGCGTTGCGCCCTGACGTTGCAATCGGGTACTACCTGCACATCCCTTTCCCGCCGGTAGACCTGCTGGGTCAACTTCCCTGGCGCCGTGAAATGCTCGAAGGAATGCTGGGGGCTGATGTACTGGGATTCCAGACGCGCCGGGCCCGCAACAACTTTTCGCTGGCCGCCCGCCAGTACACCGCCGCCGAAGGGTCGTTCACCAGCCTGCGCTGGCAGGGCCGTGAAGTAACGCTCATGGAAGCGCCGATCGCGATCGACTACAAGTTCTTCGCCGACCTGGCGGTTACACCGGCGGTGAAGCGGCAAACCGCCCGTCTGCGCGAGATTTTCAGCAGCGATGCCGCGATCGTACTGGGAGTGGACAGGCTCGACTACACCAAGGGGATCGACATCCGCCTGCGGGCATTTGCCACGTTGCTAGAGCGCTACCCGCAGATTGCCGAACGCTGCGTCCTGGTGCAGGTGGCGGTCCCGACCCGCGAACGGGTCGGCGATTACGAGCGCATTCGCGAACGGATTGAAAGGCTCGTGGGCCAGATCAACGGCCGGTTCGCGCGCCTGGGCCGCGTTCCCGTCCACTACCTGTACCGCTCGCTGCCGGTCGAGGAGCTGATGAGTTACTACCTGGCCGCCGACGTGATGCTGGTAACCCCGCTGCGCGACGGGATGAACATGGTGGCGCTGGAATACTGCGCGGCCCGCCACGACAACAACGGGGTGCTGGTCCTCTCCGAATTCGCCGGCGCGGCCAACTACATGCCGGACGCGCTGCAAGTAAATCCGCACGATATCGACGGGCTGGCGCGAACGATGTACGAAGCGATCACCCTGCCGGGCAAAGAGCAGGAGCGCCGCATGCGCCGGTTGCGGCGAAGAGTACGGAACCGCGATGTATTTGATTGGGCGCAATTGAACCTGGAGGCGCTCGAGCGGGCC
- a CDS encoding ChbG/HpnK family deacetylase, which produces MDNFTVIHVDDLGMSRPANLGGVEAMEGAATCGSIMVPCPGFAEMVEIARERPELDVGCHITLNNEFPGFAWGPVLDDVPSLCGPDGTLWQKSRETIAHADPAEVRREMRAQLELLLDTGIDVTHVDAHMGTALDKAFYRDYIELGLEYDLPVLALPPAMSDDVDMLAQHGLRTDPALTREMAASVTQRGFPVFDLVEAETPWYNPFVAEHHHRLRIDGLPDARNYFILHSALGGSDLKAFAPDWMQRDSERFLFAPGGALAGEFAARGIKTLGMRELRDQARSGRG; this is translated from the coding sequence ATGGACAACTTCACGGTGATTCACGTAGACGATCTCGGCATGTCGCGCCCTGCCAACCTGGGCGGCGTGGAAGCGATGGAGGGGGCGGCCACCTGCGGCTCGATCATGGTCCCCTGTCCGGGATTTGCGGAAATGGTCGAAATCGCCCGCGAGCGCCCCGAACTGGACGTCGGCTGCCACATCACCCTCAACAACGAATTTCCGGGGTTCGCGTGGGGCCCGGTCCTAGATGACGTGCCCAGCCTGTGCGGTCCCGACGGAACGCTGTGGCAGAAGTCGCGCGAGACGATCGCCCACGCCGACCCGGCGGAGGTTCGGCGCGAGATGCGGGCCCAGCTCGAACTCCTGCTGGATACCGGCATCGACGTGACTCACGTCGACGCCCACATGGGCACCGCGCTGGACAAGGCCTTCTACCGCGACTACATCGAGCTGGGGCTCGAATACGACCTGCCGGTCCTGGCGCTGCCGCCGGCCATGTCCGACGACGTGGACATGCTCGCCCAGCACGGACTTCGGACCGACCCGGCCCTGACCCGGGAAATGGCCGCGTCGGTCACCCAGCGGGGATTTCCGGTCTTTGACCTCGTGGAGGCCGAAACTCCCTGGTACAACCCGTTCGTGGCCGAACATCACCACCGGCTGCGGATCGACGGGCTGCCCGACGCCAGGAATTACTTCATCCTGCATTCGGCCCTGGGCGGCAGCGACCTCAAGGCGTTTGCGCCCGACTGGATGCAGCGCGACTCGGAACGTTTCCTGTTTGCGCCCGGCGGGGCCCTGGCCGGTGAGTTCGCCGCCCGCGGCATAAAGACCCTCGGGATGCGCGAACTGCGCGATCAAGCCCGCTCCGGCCGCGGTTAG
- a CDS encoding ChbG/HpnK family deacetylase: MEAFVVVHVDDLGMSRPANLGGVEAMEGAATCGSIMVPCPGFAEMVEIARERPELDVGCHITLNNEFPGFGWGPVLDDVPSLCGPDGNLWPDPGDTVAHADPEEVRREMRAQLELLLETGIDVTHIDSHCGTAWDQAFYREYIELGLEFDIPVLTLPVNIPAEDLASAGLRIDPDLNREMEHAVAELGFPVFDLVEVDTPNYDHMEAEQHHLRRIDRLVEGSNYFVLHSALGGPELRAIAPNCPQRDAERYLFAPGGALEGEIASRGIATTGMRELRDRARAERTR; the protein is encoded by the coding sequence GTGGAAGCCTTCGTCGTAGTACACGTCGACGATCTCGGCATGTCGCGCCCGGCCAACCTGGGCGGCGTGGAAGCGATGGAGGGGGCGGCCACCTGCGGCTCGATCATGGTCCCCTGTCCGGGATTTGCGGAAATGGTCGAAATCGCCCGCGAGCGCCCCGAACTGGACGTCGGCTGCCACATCACCCTCAACAACGAATTTCCGGGGTTCGGCTGGGGGCCGGTCCTAGATGACGTGCCCAGCCTGTGCGGTCCCGACGGGAATCTCTGGCCGGATCCCGGCGACACGGTCGCCCACGCCGACCCCGAAGAGGTGCGGCGCGAAATGCGGGCCCAGCTCGAGCTGCTGCTTGAAACCGGAATAGACGTGACCCACATCGATTCCCACTGCGGTACTGCCTGGGACCAGGCCTTCTACCGCGAATACATAGAACTGGGACTGGAATTCGACATTCCGGTGCTTACCCTGCCGGTCAACATACCCGCCGAGGACCTCGCCAGCGCCGGCCTGCGCATTGATCCGGACCTGAATCGCGAGATGGAACACGCGGTGGCCGAGCTGGGATTCCCGGTTTTCGACCTCGTGGAAGTCGACACCCCAAATTACGACCACATGGAGGCCGAACAGCACCACCTGCGGCGAATCGACCGGCTGGTTGAGGGATCGAACTACTTCGTGCTGCACTCGGCGCTCGGGGGACCCGAACTGCGGGCGATCGCGCCCAACTGCCCGCAGCGCGACGCGGAACGGTACCTGTTTGCTCCGGGCGGGGCCCTGGAGGGCGAAATCGCCAGCCGGGGAATCGCCACCACGGGAATGCGCGAGTTGCGCGATCGGGCGCGGGCGGAGCGGACCCGATAG